From one Paramormyrops kingsleyae isolate MSU_618 chromosome 1, PKINGS_0.4, whole genome shotgun sequence genomic stretch:
- the LOC111856379 gene encoding retinol dehydrogenase 7-like isoform X1 — protein MIEAKNIHHAIIQAVSSNTLLSCLLATAVLVALGWYMKDSLKIDDIQHKYVFVTGCDSGFGNLLARQLDRKGYNVVAACLTEKGVSELQASASSRLKTVLLNVTDSASIDMAVELVHAEVGERGLWGLVNNAGRSIPIGTSDWMQMEDFKKVLDVNLIGLIEVTLKLLPLVKKARGRVVNMSSVLGRLAIVGGGYSVSKWGVEAFSDSLRRDMRFFGVKVSIIEPGYFKTGATDMDATEADLWRLWNQLSAEVKSSYGDRYMEKYLQMQQYRMDMLCSTDLSKVTWCMEHALTARHPRTRYAAGWDAKIIWIPLSYLPSSITNFTLYILLSPHFRK, from the exons ATG ATTGAAGCGAAGAACATCCACCATGCAATTATCCAG GCAGTCTCATCAAACACTCTGCTGTCGTGTCTGTTGGCTACTGCAGTCTTGGTCGCATTAGGGTGGTACATGAAGGACTCTCTGAAAATTGACGATATTCAGCATAAGTATGTGTTTGTGACTGGCTGTGACAGTGGCTTTGGCAATCTGCTCGCCCGGCAGCTCGATCGGAAAGGTTACAACGTGGTCGCCGCATGCCTGACAGAAAAGGGCGTGTCGGAACTACAGGCCTCCGCTAGCTCCCGACTGAAGACCGTTCTGCTCAATGTTACAGACAGCGCCTCCATTGACATGGCTGTGGAGCTGGTGCATGCCGAGGTCGGGGAGAGAG GTCTTTGGGGTCTGGTGAACAATGCTGGGAGGTCTATACCCATTGGTACTTCAGACTGGATGCAGATGGAAGACTTTAAGAAGGTCTTGGACGTGAACCTCATAGGGTTGATCGAGGTCACCCTCAAATTGCTTCCGCTGGTGAAGAAGGCCCGAGGCAGAGTGGTTAACATGTCTAGTGTCCTTGGGAGACTGGCTATAGTTGGGGGGGGCTATAGTGTTTCCAAATGGGGCGTGGAAGCCTTCTCGGACAGCCTGAG GAGGGATATGCGGTTTTTTGGGGTGAAAGTCAGCATCATTGAACCAGGTTACTTTAAAACGGGGGCAACTGACATGGATGCGACTGAGGCAGATCTTTGGCGACTGTGGAACCAGCTATCGGCAGAGGTCAAGTCTTCATATGGCGACCGCTATATGGAAAAAT ATCTGCAAATGCAGCAGTATCGCATGGACATGCTATGCAGCACAGATCTCTCCAAGGTGACTTGGTGCATGGAGCATGCCCTGACAGCCCGACACCCCAGGACACGCTACGCCGCTGGCTGGGATGCTAAGATCATATGGATTCCTCTCTCCTACCTCCCTTCATCCATAACCAACTTCACCTTGTATATTCTCCTCTCACCCCATTTCAGAAAATGA
- the LOC111856379 gene encoding retinol dehydrogenase 7-like isoform X2, translating into MKDSLKIDDIQHKYVFVTGCDSGFGNLLARQLDRKGYNVVAACLTEKGVSELQASASSRLKTVLLNVTDSASIDMAVELVHAEVGERGLWGLVNNAGRSIPIGTSDWMQMEDFKKVLDVNLIGLIEVTLKLLPLVKKARGRVVNMSSVLGRLAIVGGGYSVSKWGVEAFSDSLRRDMRFFGVKVSIIEPGYFKTGATDMDATEADLWRLWNQLSAEVKSSYGDRYMEKYLQMQQYRMDMLCSTDLSKVTWCMEHALTARHPRTRYAAGWDAKIIWIPLSYLPSSITNFTLYILLSPHFRK; encoded by the exons ATGAAGGACTCTCTGAAAATTGACGATATTCAGCATAAGTATGTGTTTGTGACTGGCTGTGACAGTGGCTTTGGCAATCTGCTCGCCCGGCAGCTCGATCGGAAAGGTTACAACGTGGTCGCCGCATGCCTGACAGAAAAGGGCGTGTCGGAACTACAGGCCTCCGCTAGCTCCCGACTGAAGACCGTTCTGCTCAATGTTACAGACAGCGCCTCCATTGACATGGCTGTGGAGCTGGTGCATGCCGAGGTCGGGGAGAGAG GTCTTTGGGGTCTGGTGAACAATGCTGGGAGGTCTATACCCATTGGTACTTCAGACTGGATGCAGATGGAAGACTTTAAGAAGGTCTTGGACGTGAACCTCATAGGGTTGATCGAGGTCACCCTCAAATTGCTTCCGCTGGTGAAGAAGGCCCGAGGCAGAGTGGTTAACATGTCTAGTGTCCTTGGGAGACTGGCTATAGTTGGGGGGGGCTATAGTGTTTCCAAATGGGGCGTGGAAGCCTTCTCGGACAGCCTGAG GAGGGATATGCGGTTTTTTGGGGTGAAAGTCAGCATCATTGAACCAGGTTACTTTAAAACGGGGGCAACTGACATGGATGCGACTGAGGCAGATCTTTGGCGACTGTGGAACCAGCTATCGGCAGAGGTCAAGTCTTCATATGGCGACCGCTATATGGAAAAAT ATCTGCAAATGCAGCAGTATCGCATGGACATGCTATGCAGCACAGATCTCTCCAAGGTGACTTGGTGCATGGAGCATGCCCTGACAGCCCGACACCCCAGGACACGCTACGCCGCTGGCTGGGATGCTAAGATCATATGGATTCCTCTCTCCTACCTCCCTTCATCCATAACCAACTTCACCTTGTATATTCTCCTCTCACCCCATTTCAGAAAATGA
- the dhrs9 gene encoding dehydrogenase/reductase SDR family member 9, with amino-acid sequence MFLYILCLAALYFLYRWYRESKTVPNKSDKYVYITGCDSGFGNLLARHLDKRGFCVIAACFTEKGEEDLQKGSSNRLATVHLDVTKTESVRKAADFLKNKVGGKGLWGVVNNAGVSIPSGPCDWLSIEDYKSMLDVNLHGVIAVTLSVLPLIKKAKGRVVNVASVFGRISPFGGPYCVSKYGVEAFNDSLRRNMVPFGVKVLCIEPGFFRTSVTDIDILRDCAKKLWTKLPQEIKDEYGSNYLDKVETMLKEKFMKMPDGDLMKVVSCMEHALSAVHPRTRYSPGWDAKFFWIPLSYMPTCIADYLLLKDAIFPEKSVI; translated from the exons ATGTTCCTGTATATCCTTTGCCTGGCTGCCTTATATTTTCTGTATCGGTGGTACAGAGAGAGCAAGACAGTTCCTAATAAATCGGACAAATATGTCTATATCACCGGCTGCGACTCGGGGTTCGGAAACCTTCTGGCAAGGCATCTGGACAAGCGGGGTTTCTGCGTGATTGCCGCATGCTTCACGGAAAAGGGGGAGGAGGACCTACAGAAGGGCTCCTCCAATAGGCTCGCCACCGTCCACCTTGACGTCACCAAAACCGAAAGCGTCAGAAAAGCAGCAGATTTCCTCAAGAATAAGGTTGGGGGTAAAG GCCTGTGGGGTGTGGTTAACAATGCCGGTGTCTCAATACCATCGGggccctgtgattggctctcAATTGAGGATTACAAGTCCATGCTGGATGTGAATCTTCACGGCGTCATCGCTGTGACCCTGAGTGTGCTTCCACTCATCAAGAAGGCCAAAGGGCGCGTGGTGAACGTGGCCAGTGTCTTCGGTAGGATAAGTCCGTTCGGTGGACCATATTGCGTCTCCAAGTACGGAGTGGAGGCCTTCAATGACAGCCTGCG GAGAAACATGGTGCCATTTGGAGTTAAAGTCCTATGCATCGAACCGGGCTTTTTCAGAACCAGTGTGACTGACATTGACATTTTACGTGATTGCGCTAAGAAATTGTGGACAAAATTACCGCAGGAAATCAAAGATGAATATGGGAGCAATTACTTGGATAAAG TGGAGACGATGTTGAAGGAGAAGTTCATGAAGATGCCAGATGGGGACCTGATGAAGGTGGTGAGCTGCATGGAGCACGCCCTTTCTGCAGTCCACCCTCGCACACGCTACTCGCCTGGGTGGGATGCAAAGTTTTTCTGGATCCCACTGTCCTATATGCCAACCTGCATTGCTGATTACTTATTACTTAAAGATGCAATCTTCCCAGAGAAGTCTGTAATCTAG